From the genome of Rhinoderma darwinii isolate aRhiDar2 chromosome 1, aRhiDar2.hap1, whole genome shotgun sequence:
AGCGGACACTGCAGCCTCTGGAGCACCGTGTCGTGCTGATGGGGCAGCAGTGGAGACTGATGATTGAGAGAGTCTGAAATCCGCGGTAGACACACGGCTGGCAGATGCAGCTGGCAAGAACTAGAATGGCCTCCTAGAACATAAAGACGGGGACCCTCAGGAGCCGCAGGGACAGGACTATGGAATAGACGTGAGGTGATGACCGTACCTGAGTATTGCACCATCAGTGTCTCCTGACTGTGCTGAGTGCCGAGCAGAATCTTATTAGAGCCGTCACCAGATCCACCAGGAAGGACGCTGACAAACGCCGGAGGTCTCTCCAACATATGGTCCCACTTAACCACTGGAACCAGAGGAAACCGCTCGTCCACCATGTACAGAGAGAACTAATAAAGAGGGAGTAATAAAGGAGGGTTACAGAGAAGCCGAATATAGAAAACGTTCCAGAGACAGAACACGTGAGAGGTAATGTGATAAAGAACACTCCACCAGTACaccagctccacacacacagcatcCTGAAATGATGGACAGAAGCCGGGATATGACATTACCTGAATGTGGCTTCAGATGACATCATCATCTGCTGTAGACGTCACCTGAATGTGGGTCCATCATCAGACTCCTCGTCTGGAGTAAACACGACCTCCCCACCAACTAAGTCGcttaaaaacacagcaaaacccCAACAGGTGTAAAGATAAACCGCTATCAAGGCAGCTGACCGACTGCCCTCACGTGTCAGGTATATAGACGACATCCTGCTtattgtagggggggggggggggggaaatgtagCGGCCGGACCAtcatatatagcagatataaggGCTAGTGAATTGGATCTTCTTCGTGAATTGGACCGTACCATCGCACTAATGATTACATACAGAACCGAGAAAATAGAGGGACCGGTGCGCACGTTGTCTCAAGGTATCAAAAAGCGTTAACAACTTTTATTTCACCGTCACAGACCGCGACGTTTCGAGccaagtgtggggggggggggtctctctctctctcgagtGGTCGTTCTCATAAACGTCACtgtctgttaggctatgttcacacagagtattttgcaggaggaatatctgcctcaaaattgaggcagattttcatctccctgcacgccgattttcgcccgcggccatcgagcgccgcgggcataaaacacagtggaatacgctttctctgcctcccattgaagtcaatgggaggtcagaggtgtaaacgcccgaagatagggcatgtcgcttctttttcccgcgaggcagttttactgctcgcgggaaaaagacgccgacgcctcccattgaaatcaatgggaggcgttttcggcccgtttttgcgacgctgtttccgcttcaaaaaactcggcaaaatactccgtgtgaacatagccttacggtGAAATAAAAGTTGTTGACGCTTTTTGATACCTTGAAAGAACGTGCGCTGTGGTCGCTCTATTTTCTCGGTTCCACTTTGGAGCAGGATCGGCTACGACTCGACGCGGCTTGCACCGGTTGTAAACTTTCTGACAGAACGATTTCCATGAGTTTTTCTTGGCACTGTGAtgtatgtgctgctgatctctcttTCTCTGTACGTACAGAACCGACCATCGCTGCACGGAAATGGAACTGAACGAGCGAGGATCGACACGCAATATTAGATCACATGGAATCAGAGTGTGATgttgtattatattattactgtgtcATATTGTATCATATTACATCATGTTGCGTTATATTGTATATTATTGTGTCGTATATTAGATTATGTTGttatattgtatcatgttgtattatattgtatcacaTTGTCATATTGTATAATATTGTATCATATTAGAACACATTGTGTTATATTATATCATGTTGTATTACATTGTGTCATATTGAGGCTCAGTACAGCCAGAAAACCTGCTGGGGAAAAATAGACCTGAAGTTAGAAATATGACTCGCCTGCTTCTGTTATCACAAGTAGTGCAGCATCCAAATTCTCTGATTATTGACGTAGTGTCAGGACCATGCGTCCAAAATGGTTGAAACTAGTATTAGAGCAGTAGCTAGGTTGGACGTGGGGCGTCTACATGTGGATGTGGGGGGTTGTAAAAGCGGACGTGGGTGTGTGTGTGAATGTAAATGTGGAGAGGGTGTAAACGTGGATGTGGGGGGCGGAAGGGTGGACGTGGGGTGTACGCCGGGCAGATATGCTTCAGTGGATACAACCTTTCGGGCCATGAATGAGAGCACCATTTTCCACGTTCTGTAATTGAAGATCTGTGGTAGATCTTATACAATGCAGTGCCTGCCATCTACAATGTGCGGGGAGCGTGTCCGGAAATCAGCCGGGATATTATGAATGCAGTACGCAGTGTCTCGCCACATGCCTCCTAGTGCTGCTGTCACAAGCTTCTGATGAAAGTCATTGGTGAGAGGCGGAGAACACGAGTATCTTCACACCTGCATTACCTGTCTGCCATTTGAAGTTTTGCTGGACCTTGCGGTGCGATGTCGTCGTGTAGGGGGGTGGGTACGGTGCAGTAAGGATAACATCGCCATGGCTGGTGAGCTGGTTTACGTTCTTATATTAACATAACGGTTGTGACCGCACACATCAGTCATACCGAGCGGCCGGCCCTACCTGAGTGGTCACCAGGCAGTACGCAGGGTTGGTCTCCCGCAGACAGCGAGCTAGTATCACCCGCTCTCCTCTCCGACATAAAGCCTCCTGCCCAATACGAAAAAGGTCCTGGCCCTGAGAATTGGGAACCTGAAGAGACGACATGTTACACTGGCGAGCCTGCAAGGTCCATCCCCTGGAGAAGAGAAGTCACTAGAACGATACTCACTCTGATATCCGCCGTCTGAACCCCCGTCCTGTCAGCAAACGTCAGCACCCGCGGGTGCGATGTGAAGTCGCTCCACCTCCAGTAAGGATCATCACGGAAAAACACTGTGTCCTGGTCCTGCCGTACTCGCTGTAACCTGGTGGAGATACAAGGGTTAATCTAATACACTGGGACGGCCTGAGGTTGCGCTGAAAGGAACGCTACAGGCCAGACGTAGAGAACGTGCAGGGTCGGAGACTCCAGACAACGTGAGAAGAAGTAGACAGCCATGCTTACCCATTCTCCACGTTCCAAAGATACAAAGTCCCGCTCTCCGTGCACACACAAAACTCACCCGGTAAATGGGGGCTGGAAGACAAGAGGACACCACTGAGATCACATCTCCATCCCGGCAACTACACAATAAGGAGTCTGTGGCGAAGGACTGCGCTACCATGAAGGCAGGTGGAGCTCTCCGACACTCAACCTCTCCGCCTAGAGGAAAGCCAGGAATAGGACTCCAACCCCAACAGAGACCCGTCACACTGAAGTCTCAGCATTGCAATGGTTGATGAGATGTAGACAGTCTACACAGCGGACATTACCTGGCATTGATGCAGGTGCTCGGGGTCCTAGTGCTCAAAACACGAAGAGTCTTTGGCGGGTCATAAGCCGAAAAACTCCAGGTGGCCAAGTGGAAAGCGGACCGAATGCCGACCAACACTGTAGATGGACACAAGGATCTAAAGATCAACATCTCCTCACATTCAGCCCTCTATAATCACCCGTCTATTATACAGCTTACCCTGATCAAACTGTCCTGTGCTCACTTGCTGGATCCGCTCCTCAAGCTCAAAAACAGCCGGATCCCCCCGTAATTTCACTTCAAGCCTATCCGATTTATCCAGGACCACCTGCTGAAAGTCTGACTCATGTTCAGGAAACCATAACCAAGTCTAGAAAGAACCTAGAGAGGAGATTGAGGAGACTAAGGGCCCCCCCAAGCAGACGAGgagacccccccccacacacacagcggAAGCCTGAGGTCACATGCCAGGATCGCACATGATGAGGAGAACGTCTCATAGGTAGGACACGCTAGTATGCCATGTTAGGATACAGAGTTGGTTCATAGCTGCCCCCCGTGGATAGATGAGGCAGCCACATGATGTCCCAGGGTACAATGTCCAGGACAGAGCGCCCCCTGTAAGAGAGGCCTGAAACTGCAAATTCCTCCATTCTTCAGACATGCCCTCAATCACCAGCTTTCCCAGTAAATGTGGAGGCACGTCCTGAAGCCAACCATTGGTGAGATAAGAAAAGGAACGCACACTAGAAGTGTTGTAAGCAAATGCACAGCTGAAAAAGAGAGGGAAAATTTCCATTTAATACGCGAGTGAAAAACGCAGAGAAACCAAACCAAGGTGGAATCTACAAGGCAAAGGGCGGAACAGGAACATCAATAGCAAACTACTTCTGGTGGAGAAGACGGAGAGATGAGGAAAAACAAAAAGGATGACAATCTAGTGGAACTGCATGAAAAGAAGACCGGCTGAAAGACGAGACATGAGAAGTAGATCGAGAGAGGAGACACCAGGAACTGACTGAGAAGATGGAGAGATGGAAGAGGAAACACCAGGAACTAACTGAGAAGAAGATGATGGAGAGATGGGAGAGGAAACACCAGGAACTAACTGAGAAGAAGATGGAGAGATGGGAGAGGAGACACCAGGAACTGACTGAGAAGAAGATGATGGAGAGATGGGAGAGGAGACACCAGGAACTGACTGAGAAGATGGAGAGATGGAAGAGGAAACACCAGGAACTAACTGAGAAGAAGATGATGGAGAGATGGGAGAGGAAACACCAGGAACTAACTGAGAAGATGGAGAGATGGGAGAGGAAACACCAGGAAATAACTGAGGAGAAGATGGGAGAGGAGACACCAGGAACTAACTGAGAAGATGGAGAGGAGACACCAGGAACTGACTGAGGAGAAGATGATGGAGAGATGGGAGAGGAAACACCAGGAACTAACTGAGAAGATGGGAGAGGAAACACCAGAAACTAACTGAGAAGATGGGAGAGGAAACACCAGAAACTAACTGAGAAGATGGAGAGATGGGAGAGGAGACACCAGGTACTGACTGAGGAGAAGATGGAGAGATGGGAGAGGAGACACCAGGAACTAACTGAGAAGAAGATGAGGGAGAGATGGGAGAGGAGACACCAGGAACTAACTGAGAAGAAGATGGAGAGATGGGAGAGGAGACACCAGGAACTAACTGAGAAGATGGAGAGATGGGAGAGGAAACACCAGGAAATAACTGAGAAGATGGAGAGATGGGAGAGGAAACACCAGGAAATAACTGAGAAGATGGAGAGATGGGAGAGGAAACACCAGGAACTAACTGAGAAGATGGAGAGATGGGAGAGGAGACACCAGGAACTGACTGAGGAGAAGATGATGGAGAGATGGGAGAGGAGACACCAGGAACTGACTGAGAAGATGGAGAGATGGGAGAGAAAACACCAGGAACTGACTGAGAAGATGGAGAGATGGGAGAGAAAACACCAGGAACGAACTTAGTTCCTGGTGTGTCCTCTCCCATCTCTCCATCTTCTAACTAAGAAGATGGGAGGGGAAACACCAGGAACGAAGTGAGAAGATGGAGAGATGTGAGAGGAGACACCAGGAAATAACTGAGAAGATGGAGAGGAAACACCAGGAAGTAACggaggagatggagagatggGAGAGGAGACACCAGGCACTAACTGAGaagatggagagaggagacaccagGAACTAACTGAGAAGATGGAGAGATGGGAGAGGAGATACCAGGAACTAACTGAGAAGAAGATGGGAGGGGAAACACCAGGCACTAACTGAGAAGAAGATGGGAGGGGAAACACCAGGCACTAACTGAGAAGAAGATGGGAGGGGAAACACCAGGCACTAACTGAGAAGATGGAAGAGGAGACACCAGGAACTAACTGAGAAGATGGAGAGATGTGAGAGGAGACACCAGGCACTAACTGAGAAGAAGATGGAGAGATGGGAGAGAAGACACCAGGCACTAACTGAGAAGAAGATGGAGAGATGGGAGAGAAGACACCAGGCACTAACTGAGAAGAAGATGGAGAGATGGGAGAGAAGACACCAGGCACTAACTGAGAAGAAGATGGAGAGATGGGAGAGGAGACACCAGGAACTGACTGAGAAGATGGAAGAGAAAACACCAGGAACGAACTTAGTTCCTGGTGTGTCCTCTCCCATCTCTCCATCTTCTAACTAAGAAGATGGGAGGGGAAACCCCAGGAACGAAGTGAGAAGATGGAGAGATGTGAGAGGAGACACCAGGAACTAACGGAGGAGAAGATGGGAAGAGCTGAGATGGGAAGAGACCAAAAAGTGGATAAAGACCAGATGGAAAGATAGGAGAGACCTGGTGCGAGAGGAGAAGATGGACAACAGAGAAGACAATATAAGGAGGAATGTAGTGACGTGGGACATGCTGGAGGACTACATTAGACATTACTTGCACAGAAGTGAAGAAAAGTTCTCAGAATGGAAGGACACGGACAGCAAAGTGCTCACTTTTGGTAGGGCACGGTCTGCAGAGTCTTCAACAGGCGGGTCATCCGCATGGTGTGTTCTCTGATCTTACCCTATAAATACAGTGAGATTGGTAAGAACCTATGATCACAATAGATCCCTGTCCTGTGTGTCATCAGCTGCAGATGCCTTGTGGATCTGATATCACTTATCTACAGTCCTACTCAAACCCTGTTCCTCCTGTGTAATGTAGTGTGGGACCTGCATTACGCGACAGTCCCTCCCCTGCGCTACAGCCCCTCCCCTGCGCTACGCGACAGCCCCTCCCCCGTTTAACGCGACAGCCCCTCCCCTGCGCTACGCGACAGCACCTGTGTGTAAGTCTGTGTCTCCCTAGTGTAAGGTGACAGCCACTCCTCTATGTAACGTGACAGCCCCTCCCCTGTGTAACGTGACAGCACCTGTGTGTAAATCTGTGTCTCTCCTGTGTTACGCGACAGCCTCTCCCACGCCGTGTTACGCGACAGCCTCTCCCACCCCGTGTAACGCGACAGCCTCTCCCACCCCGTGTAACGCGACAGCCTCTCCCACCCCGTGTTACGCGACAGCCTCTCCCACCCCGTGTTACGCGACAGCCTCTCCCACCCCGTGTAACGCGACAGCCTCTCCCACCCCGTGTAACGCGACAGCCTCTCCCACCCCGTGTAACGCGACAGCCTCTCCCACCCCGTGTAACGCGACAGCCTCTCCCACCCCGTGTAACGCGACAGCCTCTCCCACCCCGTGTAACGCGACAGCCTCTCCCACCCCGTGTAACGCGACAGCCTCTCACACCCCGTGTAACGCGACAGCCTCTCACACCCCGTGTAACGCGACAGCCTCTCACACCCCGTGTAACGCGACAGCCTCTCACACCCCGTGTAACGCGACAGCCTCTCACACCCCGTGTAACGCGACAGCctctttgtgtgtgtttgtgtctctTCTGTGTAAAGTGCAGGGTGTCACCGTTAGCAGGGACTCCGTCAGGTGGCAGTGCGGCTCCAGCAGTCGGCCCATACACTGGAAGGCGATACTGTTATGATCCCAACAGAAGTGGCTGATCTGTGAAGTAGAGAACAAATACTCATCATTACAACCGACACCACCACCATGGTCGAACCCCCACGACATTGCTGTGGGACCTGTTACAGCTACTGAACCTGCGGCTGGAGGGGAAGGAGGTGAGCTGAGCATTACCCAGCCTCAAGTACTCCAGGCTCCACTAACCCTCCTATCACACAAGCTGCAGGACAGGCTCACACCGCAGCCGAGTCCTCACTACCCTTCACCTGCAGCGGGGGCTCCGGAAGACGATCTACGCATCTGTCCTCCGCCATGGCATCTCAAAGACGTGACAGACTGCGCAGAAATAATGTCTGGATTATTGGatgtgtgggggaaaaaaaaatggacgGTACCAGTAAATATTCGCAAACATGGTTGTGCGATGTCTATAGGGCCGACACCTCATCTCCTCTGCCGTGGAGCGTGCCCGTCCAACCAGGGGCGCCACCTTGTCCAGTATTGGTAGAAGTGCTCCATTATAAGGGCAGACACCGTTATACAAAGCGCGGGATCTACAAGGTTTCTTCCCCGATCACTCAGCGGAGATTCAGAAGAGACGCGCTCAATTCCAGGATTCGGATTTCTAATAGTATGCCGCTGCCAAGAAAATCCTGCTACAGACCCACCTACACCTATGTGGAATATTTCCACAAACAAAATGTAATAGGGCAACTTCTAGTGGGGGAGGAGCATGTTTAGATCATATTCCGGAGACCAGCCGAAAGACCTTCACCCAGGAATTCACCATCTTCGGCACTCCCAACCGCGGAACGTTTCTCCTGCAGGATAGTCATCATTATCAGTCACTGccgtcatcatcaccatcatcgacACCACCAACATCATCGTCATCGTCGATACCACCAACATCGTCATCGTCGATACCACCACCACCGTCATCGTCGTCACAGTCATCGTCTTAGTAGTAGTCATCGTAGTCACCATAGTCATTACCATAATCAGCACCACCATCGTAGTCGTTACCACCATCATCATAGTGGTCATCGTCACCATCATAGTAGTCACCATCGTCGGCGTCATTATCACCATCATCATAGTAGTCACCATCGTCATCACAATCATAGTAGTCACCATCACCGTAGTCGTCATTATCATAGTCGTCATTATCATAGTCACCACCACAGTAGTCATCGTAGTCACCATCGTCGTCGTCGTCACCACCACCACTGTAGTCGTCATTATCATAATCACCGCCATCATCATCGTAGTCATGGTCATCACTACCAGCATAGTCATCATTATGAGTCATCATCATTATCGTCCTTATCATAGTCACCACCATCATAGTAGTCATCGTAGTCACCATCGCCGTCGTCATTATCATAATCACCACCACCGTCGtcgtcaccaccaccaccaccaccaccacagtagTCATCGTAGTCATCATCGTCACCATCATAGTCGTAACCACCACCATAGTCATTATAATAGTCACTGCCGTCATCGTCACCACAGtcatcataatcatcatcatcgtTGTCGTCACCACCTGCAAGGGGGGGACGGGGGACAAGACGCTGCTGACCTGTTTGCTGAAGTCGAGGGTCGCACCGGACACATTCTGCTTTGTGTTTCGCTGCAACTTGGTCTTCTTATAAATCAGATCCGATTCAGCGACCGGAGCATAGTCACAATCTGGGAACATAGAAGAGTCATGAACTACACGTATGCTCCCCCCAAATCATGGCACCAACCGTACACCCCGCCCCCAAAATATAGCGCCAACCTTATCCCCCTGCCCCAAAATAATAGCGCCGACCATATACCCCGCCCCCAAAATCATAGCGCCAACTATATACCCCGCCCCCAAATCATAGCACCGACCATATACCCCGCCCCCAAATCATAGCGCCGACCATATACCCCGCCCCCAAATCATAGCACCGACCATATACCCCGCCCCCAAATCATAGCGCCGACCATATACCCCGCCCCCAAATCATAGCACTGGGGGACCCTCCACCACTACACAGCAGACCCTGAGCTGCCACCCCTGGACCACTCTTTACCACACCCGGTCGCCCCCTCGCACAGCCATTACTACTCTTGTATGAATGTGACATCACGAGTATCATATCAGCCGGAGGTCCTTACATATGGAAAACGTTGGATCACAATTATGGGGTCTTACCGGTGTTGGGGGGCAGCAGAAGGGAGGGTGCAAAGTCTGCGGGGACCCATTTCCCCCTTCCCCTGCTGTACAAGGGGATGAAGTGGCCATAATTCTGAGAAAGAAAGAGAATGAGACgtattatatactatatggcca
Proteins encoded in this window:
- the TAF1C gene encoding TATA box-binding protein-associated factor RNA polymerase I subunit C isoform X2, which encodes MGRLLEPHCHLTESLLTGKIREHTMRMTRLLKTLQTVPYQNCAFAYNTSSVRSFSYLTNGWLQDVPPHLLGKLVIEGMSEEWRNLQFQASLTGGALSWTLYPGTSCGCLIYPRGAAMNQLYFQQVVLDKSDRLEVKLRGDPAVFELEERIQQVSTGQFDQVLVGIRSAFHLATWSFSAYDPPKTLRVLSTRTPSTCINASPHLPGEFCVCTESGTLYLWNVENGLQRVRQDQDTVFFRDDPYWRWSDFTSHPRVLTFADRTGVQTADIRVPNSQGQDLFRIGQEALCRRGERVILARCLRETNPAYCLVTTQFSLYMVDERFPLVPVVKWDHMLERPPAFVSVLPGGSGDGSNKILLGTQHSQETLMVQYSGGHSSSCQLHLPAVCLPRISDSLNHQSPLLPHQHDTVLQRLQCPLAGLAAASPERTGDHLLVFQLTTAGDLFFQRLSQEAADAPSTPCDRGQSNDAQQTVSDSTPEEPGANHQSVLDSTAGTSISDHEPESRSPGSSHECSSDRTVPSTLLGAESKTSSCRWLRDLYRACTWRVVSSPRPRCSMIKLFDSEKISEHAEDGTRLRDCLRESMNGGALVRLAAEPASDKLEAVHSESWKDPLSQRLTASWEGQLGLWWEDHLGTNRERKIQALKERRRRLKLRRYRSPLSGSFTSSITSSHYDLDTASLWSCDGAPVSDATGHSPVGLVSADPKSPRSVPPVSSTSHDCAADYSRAGPSLSQSSSAIISSRSLRSKGIPHERRRTLQDFLSVLDCSTAVPEPAPSLPASQSQTPSQRLQPPSKRSRMGF
- the TAF1C gene encoding TATA box-binding protein-associated factor RNA polymerase I subunit C isoform X1, which translates into the protein MEFPQKRFPGYFHVGSTNREALSFASVHGWGERGRVVESVADPNKNYGHFIPLYSRGRGKWVPADFAPSLLLPPNTDCDYAPVAESDLIYKKTKLQRNTKQNVSGATLDFSKQISHFCWDHNSIAFQCMGRLLEPHCHLTESLLTGKIREHTMRMTRLLKTLQTVPYQNCAFAYNTSSVRSFSYLTNGWLQDVPPHLLGKLVIEGMSEEWRNLQFQASLTGGALSWTLYPGTSCGCLIYPRGAAMNQLYFQQVVLDKSDRLEVKLRGDPAVFELEERIQQVSTGQFDQVLVGIRSAFHLATWSFSAYDPPKTLRVLSTRTPSTCINASPHLPGEFCVCTESGTLYLWNVENGLQRVRQDQDTVFFRDDPYWRWSDFTSHPRVLTFADRTGVQTADIRVPNSQGQDLFRIGQEALCRRGERVILARCLRETNPAYCLVTTQFSLYMVDERFPLVPVVKWDHMLERPPAFVSVLPGGSGDGSNKILLGTQHSQETLMVQYSGGHSSSCQLHLPAVCLPRISDSLNHQSPLLPHQHDTVLQRLQCPLAGLAAASPERTGDHLLVFQLTTAGDLFFQRLSQEAADAPSTPCDRGQSNDAQQTVSDSTPEEPGANHQSVLDSTAGTSISDHEPESRSPGSSHECSSDRTVPSTLLGAESKTSSCRWLRDLYRACTWRVVSSPRPRCSMIKLFDSEKISEHAEDGTRLRDCLRESMNGGALVRLAAEPASDKLEAVHSESWKDPLSQRLTASWEGQLGLWWEDHLGTNRERKIQALKERRRRLKLRRYRSPLSGSFTSSITSSHYDLDTASLWSCDGAPVSDATGHSPVGLVSADPKSPRSVPPVSSTSHDCAADYSRAGPSLSQSSSAIISSRSLRSKGIPHERRRTLQDFLSVLDCSTAVPEPAPSLPASQSQTPSQRLQPPSKRSRMGF